In a single window of the Nicotiana tomentosiformis chromosome 8, ASM39032v3, whole genome shotgun sequence genome:
- the LOC104108018 gene encoding NAC domain-containing protein 43: MCPLHFFLDLYKFLYLSFSVSALTFIYSCTSFLLYSKSRTKQKIISMPDDMSISVNGQSQVPPGFRFHPTEEELLQYYLKKKVANEKIDLDVIQEVDLNKLEPWDIQEKCKIGSTPQNDWYFFSHKDKKYPTGTRTNRATAAGFWKATGRDKVIYSNSRRIGMRKTLVFYKGRAPHGQKSDWIMHEYRLDDHINDHSCNIVCNVSMGESTQEEGWVVCRIFKKKNHFKSLEMVNPSISDTRINQRLYPNDEGALEQLLQYMRNTCKEENHANYDINFNDKFMQLPTLDSPNSSYGDFPKSINSEGGLNNWIAVDRLVASHLNGQTNDNYNHDYQHQYSSNGGGGTTHNHDYNEECDLWNFSRVSTNDHSLCHVSNIPV, encoded by the exons atgtgCCCCCTTCATTTTTTTCTTGACTTATATAAGTTCCTCTATCTGTCTTTCTCTGTCTCTGCACTTACATTTATTTATTCATGTACTAGTTTTCTGCTATATAGTAAGAGTAGGACAAAACAAAAAATTATTTCCATGCCAGACGACATGAGTATTTCTGTAAATGGACAATCTCAAGTTCCACCTGGATTCAGATTccatccaacagaagaggaactACTTCAGTACTACTTGAAGAAGAAAGTTGCAAATGAGAAGATTGATTTGGATGTTATCCAAGAAGTTGATCTCAATAAGCTTGAGCCTTGGGATATTCAAG AGAAATGCAAAATTGGATCAACTCCACAAAATGATTGGTATTTTTTCAGTCACAAGGATAAAAAGTATCCAACAGGTACAAGGACAAACAGAGCAACTGCTGCTGGATTTTGGAAAGCTACAGGGCGTGACAAAGTCATTTATTCTAATTCTAGAAGGATTGGTATGAGAAAGACTCTGGTTTTCTACAAAGGCAGAGCTCCTCATGGTCAAAAATCTGACTGGATTATGCATGAGTATAGATTGGATGATCACATCAATGATCACTCTTGTAACATT GTTTGCAATGTTTCAATGGGGGAGTCAACACAAGAAGAAGGTTGGGTTGTTTGTCGCATATTCAAGaagaaaaatcacttcaaatctCTTGAAATGGTCAATCCCTCAATTTCAGACACAAGAATAAATCAAAGACTATATCCTAATGATGAAGGAGCTTTAGAACAACTACTTCAATATATGAGAAACACATGCAAAGAAGAAAACCATGCAAATTATGACATTAATTTCAATGACAAATTCATGCAACTTCCAACCCTAGATAGCCCAAATTCCTCTTATGGAGATTTTCCAAAATCTATAAATTCTGAAGGAGGTTTGAATAATTGGATTGCAGTTGATCGTCTTGTTGCTTCACATCTTAATGGCCAAACAAATGATAATTATAACCATGATTATCAGCACCAATACAGTAGCAATGGGGGAGGTGGCACTACTCATAATCATGATTATAATGAAGAGTGTGATCTTTGGAATTTTTCAAGAGTATCAACTAATGATCACTCGTTATGCCACGTGTCTAATATTCCTGTTTGA